CAACCGGCAGCTGCGCGCGCTGCCGGCGCTGTACCGCAGCGACCGCAGCGCCGACGGCTTCGAATGGAGCGTGGCCGACGACCACCGCAACAGCGTATTCGCCTTCGTGCGCCACGATCGCGATGGCGGCGCGCCGCCGCTGCTGGCGGTAAGCAACTTCACCCCGAGCGTGCACCACGGCTACTGCCTCGGCGTGCCGCGCAGCGGGCAGTGGCGCGAAATCCTCAACAGCGACAGCGGCTACTACGGCGGTTCCAACCAGGGTAACGGCGGCGTCCTGCGCACCGTGGCGCAGCCGATGCATGGGCATGCGCAATCGCTGGCGCTGACCCTGCCGCCGCTGTCCACCCTCTGGTTGCAAGCGGAGCACTGACGTGAACATCGCAACGAACGCATCATCGACCGGCTCCGCTGCAGCGGCGCCGCCCGCCGCGCTGCGCCAGGGCGCCTGGCCGACCGCGACCGGCGAAGTCGCGTTCGCGCTGTGGGCGCCGGACGCCACCGCCGTGGAGCTGGTGTTCGACGACGGCAGCCGACAAGCGCTGGCCGCCGCCGCGGACGGCTACTTCAGCGCCACCCTCGCCTGCCCCGCCGGCACCCGCTACCGCTACGCGATCGACGGCGGCGAGCCGGTGCCGGATCCGGCCTCGCGCTGGCAGCCCGACGGCGTGCATGGCGCCAGCGCGGTGCTGGCCAGCGACGGCTACCGCTGGAAGCACGACGCCTGGCGCGGCCGGCCGTGGGCGGAAACGGTGTTCTACGAACTGCACGTCGGCGCCTGCGGCGGCTACGCCGGGCTGCGCGCGCAATTGCAGACGCTGGCGGCACTGGGCGTCACCGCGATCGAACTGATGCCGCTGGCCGCATTCCCCGGCCGCCACAACTGGGGCTACGACGGCGTGCTGCCGTATGCGCCGGCGGCCGCCTACGGCCATCCGGACGAACTCAAGGCGCTGATCGACGAGGCGCACGGGCTGGGCCTGAGCGTGTTCCTGGACGTGGTCTACAACCACTTCGGCCCGGACGGCAATTACCTGGGCCAGTACGCCTCGCCGTTCTTCCGCGAAGACGCGCCGACCCCGTGGGGCGCAGCGATCGACTTCCGGCTGGCGCCGGTGCAGCGCTACTTCATCGACAACGCGCTGATGTGGCTGCACGAGTACCGCTTCGACGGCCTACGCCTGGACGCGGTGCACGCGATCGTGCCCAACGCGTTCCTGGACACCTTGCGCGAGGCGATCATGGCCAGCGTGCCGGCCGGGCGCCACGTGCATCTGGTGCTGGAGAACGAAGCCAACCAGGCCGGCGTGCTGGAGCGCGGCTACAGCGCGCAATGGGACGACGATTTCCACAACAGTCTGCACGTGCTGCTGACCGGCGAGGACGAGGGCTACTACGCCGGCTTCGCCGATGCGCCGGCGCAGCACCTGGCGCGGGTGCTCGGCGAAGGCTTCGCCTACCAGGGCCAGGCCGATCACCGCGGGCATGCGCGCGGCGAACCGAGCGCGCAGCTGCCGCCGCACAAGTTCGTGATCTTCGCGCAGAACCACGACCAGATCGGCAACCGCGCGCGCGGCGACCGGCTGATCACCCAGGTCTCCGAGCCGGCGCTGCGCGCGGCGCTGGCGCTGACCGCACTGACCCCGATGATCCCGCTGTTCTTCATGGGCGAACCGTGGGGCAGCCGCACCCCGTTCCTGTTCTTCACCGATTTCGCGCCGCCGCTGGACGAAGCGGTGCGCGAAGGCCGGCGCCGCGAGTTCGCGCATTTCGCCGCGTTCGCCGATCCGCAGCAGCGCGCGACCATTCCCGACCCGAACGCGCCGAGCACGTTCCAGGCGTCCATTCCCGACATCAGCGATGCCACCCACGGCGACGGCGCGCGCTGGCGCGACTGGTTCGTGGCGCTGATGGCCCTGCGCCGCCAGCACCTGGTGCCGGCGCTGGCGCAGGCACGCGCGCTGGGCGCACGCACGCTGGGGCCGAAGGCGGTGGCTGCAGGCTGGACGCTGGGCGACGGCGAGTGGCACGTGGCCGCGAACTTCGGACAGGCGCCGGTGGCGCTGGACCTGCCCGGCGCCACCGTGCATGCCGAAAACGCCGGCGACGATCCAGCGCAGCTGCCGCCCAACGCCTTCGTCGCGCGCTACCGTCCCGGTTCCACACCGTGACCGCACGCTGTCGCGACGCCATCGCGACAGCGTCCCCGGCAAGCTGGCCGTTCCGTTGGTCGCCGACCGACGCGCAGGCCTTGCCGTGCGCGGCACCGGCGACGGCGGGTGCACGTCCTCCCTCCATCACTGCCGCGGCTCCGACTTGCCCATGACCGACACCCCCCTGCACACCCTGGCCTCCGCCGCCGGCCTGCTGGTCGACTGGATCGACGCATCCGACACGCCGCGCAGCGTCGGCCCGGACACGCTGCGCAGCGTGCTCGGCGCGCTCGGCCTGGACGCGCGCGACGATGCCGCCTGCCGCGACAGCCTGCGCCGGCTGCAGGCCAGCGCCACCACCGCACCGTTGCTGACCGCCGACGTCGGCACGCCGATCGATGCTGGCGGCACCCCCGGCGCGGCATACCGGCTCGAACACGAAGACGGCAGCCAACGCGACGGCCGCTTCGATGCGCAGGGCCGCGTCGCGGCGCTGGACACGCACGGCTACTGGACCCTGCAGCACGGCGACCAGCACACCACGCTGGCGCTGGCGCCGACGCGCTGCTACGGCGTCGCCGAGGCGGTCGGCGAGGACGCGCCGCGGCGTTGGGGTCTGTCGCTGCAGGTGTATTCGGCACAAGGTCCGCGCGACGCCGGCATCGGCGACGCGGACGGCGTCGCCGCCTGGGCCGATCGCATCGCCGCGGCCGGTGGCGATGCGATCGCGCTGAGCCCGGTGCACGCGGCGCGGCCGGTCGGCAGCCACTACAGCCCGTATTCGCCCGGCGACCGCCGCTTCCTCGACCCGTTGCAGGCCGCCCCGGCGCGCGTGCTCGGCGCCGCCGCGGCGCAGCGCGCCCTGCAGGCGGCCGGGCTGGAGCAGGCCTTCGCCGAGGCGCAGGCGCGCGAGCTGATCGACTGGCCGGCCTCGGCCGCGGCGAAGTGGCAGTGGCTGCGCCAGCTGCATGCCGACTTCGCCCAGGCCGACGCCGCCTTGCATGCGGATTTCGCCGCATTCGAGCAAGAACGCGGCGCCGCCTTGCGCGACTACGCCGCGTTCGCCGCACGCGATTTCGGCGATGCCGATCCGGCCCTGCACCGCTTCGCGCAATGGCTGGCCGCGCGCAGCTGGGCCGGCGTGCAGCGACAGGCGCGCGATGCCGGCATGGGCATCGGCCTGATCGCCGACCTGGCGGTGGGCTTCGATCCCGGCGGCGCCGAAGCCGCGGCCTGGCCGCAGGCGGTGTTGGCCGGGCTGGAACTGGGCGCACCGCCGGACGCGTTCAACGGCGACGGCCAAGCCTGGGGCATCGGCGGCTACTCGCCGACCGGGCTGCGTGCCACCGGCTACGCGCCGTTCCTCGAGCTGCTGCGCGCGGTGCTGCGCGACCGCGGCGGCGTGCGCATCGACCACATCCTCGGCCTGCTGCGGCTGTGGACGATTCCGCGCGGCGCCAGTTCCGCCGACGGCGTGTACCTGCGCTATCCGCTGCACGACCTGTTGCGCCTGCTGGCGCTGGAATCGTGGCGGCACCGCGCGATCGTGATCGGCGAAGACCTGGGCGTGGTGCCGGACGGCATCCGCGCCGAGCTGTCGCAGCGCGGAGTGATGGGCATCGACGTGCTGCTGTTCACCCGCGACGCCAAGGGCGCCTTCCTGCCGCCGGCGCGCTGGCGCGGCGATGCGATCGCCACCACCACCACCCACGACCTGCCGACCCTGCGCGGCTGGCGCCGCGGCGAGGACATCGACTGGCGCCGGCGCCTGCAGCTGTCCGATGCCACGCAGCAACGCGCCGACCACCTGACCCGCGCCGCCGACGTCGCCAGCATGGACGGCGCGGTCGCCGCGGCGCTGCCGCAGGCGCAGGCGCGCGACCCCGAACTGGACGCGCTGCGCTTCGTCGCCGCCACGCCCTCGCCACTGGCGCTGCTGCCGGCCGAGGACGCGCTGGGGCTGGACCAGCAACCCAATCTGCCGGGCACCGTCGACGGCCATCCGAACTGGCGCCGGCGCCTGCCGCCGCCGGACGCGACGGACGCCAGCGCGCTGCTCGACGCCCGCCTGGACGCGTTCGCGCAAGCCCGCCGCATCGCCTCCGCCGCGCAAGGAACCGACCGATGAGCCTGATCCCGCTGCGCGCCACCGCCCGCCTGCAATTGCACGCCGGGTTCACCCTGCTCGACGCCGCCGCGCAGGTGCCGTACTACGCCGGCCTGGGCATCAGCCACCTGTACCTGTCGCCGATCGGCACCGCGGTGCCCGGCTCCACGCATGGCTACGACGTCACCGATCCGCGCCAGGTCAACCCCGAACTCGGCGGCGAACCGGCGCTGCTGCAGCTGTCCGAGCGCGTGCGCGCGCACGGCATGGGCCTGATCCTGGACATCGTGCCCAACCACATGGCCGCGCACGCGGCCAATCCGTGGTGGTGGGACGTGCTCAAGCACGGCCGGCAGAGCCGCCACGCCGGCTGGTTCGACATCGATTGGCGCGCGCCCGGGCGCGACGGCAAGCTGTGGCTGCCGGTGCTGGACCGGCCGTACGCGCAGGCGCTGAGCGAAGGCGTGTTGCAGCTGCGGGTCGACGAAGACGGCGAGGCGCGACTGGAGCACCACGACCAGCGCTTCCCGATCCGCCTGGAAGGTCCCGTCGCGCAGGATCCGCCGGCCACGCGCCAGGCCTGGGCGGCCCGGCTCAACGATGCCGCGCGGCTCGGCGACGACACCCTGCATCGCTTGATCGAGCGCCAGTGCTACCGCCTGGCGTGGTGGCGGGTCGGCAACGACATGCTCAACTACCGCCGCTTCTTCGACATCACCTCGCTGACCGCGTTGCGCGTGGAGCAGAGCGAGGTGTTCGCCGCGGTGCACGAGCTGCCGCTGCGGCTGGTCGCCGACGGCCATCTGGACGGCGTGCGCGTGGACCATGTCGACGGCCTGGCCGATCCCACCGGCTACGTGCAGCGGCTGCGTGCGCAACTGGACCGCGCCGGGCGCCGTCGCGGCATCGGCGCGGGCGGCATCGCGCTGTACATCGAGAAGATCCTGGCGCCGCAGGAAACCCTGCGCGCCGACTGGCCGTGCGACGGCAGCACCGGCTACGACTTCATGGACCAGGTCGCCGGGGTGCTGCATGACCCCGCCGGCGCCGCGCCGCTGACCGCACTGTGGCGCCGCTACAGCGGCCGCAGCGGCGATTTCGGCCAGGAACAGCGCGCCGCGCGCGATGAGATCCTGCAGGGGTCGCTGCAGACCGAGTTCGTGCGCACCGTGCAGGCGCTGGCCGCCACCGCGCATCTGGAACCGGCAACCCGCGAGTTCAGCCCGCAGATGCTGGCGCAGGGCCTGATGGCGCTGCTGCGGCAGTTCGAGGTGTACCGCACCTACGCCGGCCCCGACGGCCTGGACGAAGCCGATGCGGCGCGCCTGGCGCATGCCGCGCAGCGCGCGCGCGCCGGCGCCGAGCCGCGGGTGGTCGCGGCGATCGACGCGATCGAACGCTGGAGCCGCGACGGTCGCGGCACCGGCAAGGCGCAGATCGCACTGCGGCGCATCGTGCGCCGGCGCATCGAACAGCTGTCGGCGCCGCTCAACGCCAAGTCGGTCGAGGACACCGCGTTCTACCGCCATGGCGTGCTGCTGTCGCGCAACGAGGTCGGCAGCGATCCGGACGTGTTCGCGCTGGCGCCGGACGCGTTCCACGCCGCCAACGCGGCGCGTGCGCAGCGGCATCCGCGCGCGCTGCTGGCCACCGCCACCCACGACCACAAGCGCGGCGAAGATGTGCGCATGCGCCTGGCCGCGCTCAGTGCGCAGGCGCCGTGGTGGGACGCACAGGTCGCGCGCTTCCAGTCGCTGGCCGCCGACCTGCTGCCGGCGGACAGCGCCGCACCGCTGCCTGGCGACGTGCTGATGCTGTGGCAGATGCTGGTCGCCGCCTGGCCGCTGGAACTGGCCGCCGACGATGCCGCCGGCCTGCGCGACTACGCCGAGCGCATCGCCGCCTGGCAGCTGAAGGCGGCACGCGAGGCCAAGCTGCGCACCTACTGGACCTGGCCGGACGAAGCCTACGAAACCGGCGCCCGCGCGTTCCTGGACGTGGCGCTGCTGGCGCCGGCCGGCGCGCCGTTGCGCGAGGCGCTGGCGCAGGCCGCGGCGGCGCTGGCCCCGGCCGGCGCGCTCAACAGCCTGGTGCAGACCACGCTGCGCCTGACCGTGCCCGGCGTGCCCGATCTGTACCAGGGCAGCGAAGGCTGGGACCTGTCGCTGGTCGATCCGGACAACCGCCGCCCGGTCGACTACGCGCTACGCCAGGCCTGGCTGCGCGACGCCACCGCGCCGGCGGACCTGCTGCGCGACTGGCACAGCGGCCACATCAAGGCCTGGCTGAGCGCGCAGCTGCTGCAGCTGCGCGCCGCCCATCCGGCGTTGTTCGCGCACGGCGACTATCGTCCGCTGTACGCGCAAGGCGCGCACGCCGACCACGTGCTCGGTTTCCTGCGCGAGCACGCCGGCCAGACCCTGGCGGTGCTGGTGCCGCGCCTGACCGCAGCGCGGCAGGCGCTGGATCCGGCCGCGCCGCTGCGCGCGCCGCAGGACTGGCATAACACCGTTCTGACACTGCCCGCGGCACAGTACCGGCATGTGTTGAGCGGGCGCACGCTCGCGGCATCGGCCACGACGCCGGTGTCCGAGCTGCTCGCCGACTTCCCGGTCGCCGTACTGGCCACCTTCCCCTGACAAGATCGCCATGGACGCAGACACACGCAAGCGCCGCATCGAACAACTCGCACACGAAATCTGGGAGGCCGAGGGCCGGCCCGACGGCCGCGCCGCCCGCCACTGGGCCATGGCCGAACGCCTGGTCGACGCCGAAGCCCACGCCCCTGCGCAAGACCACTCGCTTTCTCCGGCCGGCAACGGCCCCGCCACGTCGTAAGGATTCCGCATGCCGCTTCGCAAGCTCGCCCGCCGCTCTCGCATCCGCGAAGGCCGCTCGTATCCGCTGGGTGCCACCTGGGACGGCCTGGGCGTCAATTTCGCGTTGTATTCGAGCAACGCCACCAAGGTCGAGCTGTGCCTGTTCGACGAGCGCGGCCGCGAGGTCGAGCGCATCGTCCTGCCCGAGTACACCGATGAGATCTGGCACGGCTACCTGCCCGATGCGCGGCCCGGCCAGCTGTACGGCTACCGCGTATACGGCCCGTACGCGCCCGACGCCGGACACCGCTTTAATCCCAACAAACTGTTGCTCGATCCCTACGCCAAGCAGTTGGTCGGCGAGCTGAAATGGGCCCCGGCCCTGTTCGGCTACACCATCGGCCACAAGGACGCGGACCTGAGCTTCGACCGCCGCGACAGCGCCGCCTACGTGCCCAAGTGCGCGGTGATCGATCCGGCCTTCACCTGGGGCAAGGACCAGCGCCTGCAGACGCCGTGGGACCGCACGGTGATCTACGAGACCCATGTGCGCGGCACCACCATGCGCCATCCGTCGGTACCCGAGGCCTGGCGCGGCACCTTCTCCGGGCTCAAGGTCGACGAGGTGGTGGAACACATCAAGCGGCTCGGCATGACCGCGGTGGAACTGCTGCCGGTGCATGCCTTCGTCGACGACGAATACCTGCTCAAGCAGGGCCTGCGCAACTACTGGGGCTACAACACCATCGGCTTCTTCGCGCCGCAGCCGCGCTACATGGCCACGCGCACCGTGGCCGAGTTCAAGCAGATGGTGGCGCGATTGCACCATGCCGGGCTGGAAGTGATCCTGGACGTGGTCTACAACCACACCGCTGAAGGCAACGAACTGGGGCCGACGCTGTCGTTCAAGGGCATCGACAACGCCAGCTACTACCGCCTGGCGCAGGACCGCCGCTTCTACATCAACGACACCGGCACCGGCAACACCTTCGACCTGACCAATGCCGGCGCGCTGCGCATGGTCAACGACTCGCTGCGCTACTGGGTGTCGGAGATGCACGTGGACGGGTTCCGCTTCGACCTTGCCACCATCCTCGGCCGCGAGCACCACGGCTTCGATCCCAAGGGCGGCTTCCTCGACGCCTGCCGCCAGGATCCGCTGCTGAGCCAGGTCAAGCTGATCGCCGAACCGTGGGACGTGGGTCCCGGCGGCTACCAGGTCGGCGGCTTCCCGCCGGGCTGGTCGGAATGGAACGACAAGTTCCGCGACAACGTGCGCGCGTTCTGGCGCGGCGACGAAGGCCAGCTGGCCGAACTGGCCACGCGCCTGACCGGCTCGGCCGACCTGTTCAACCACCGCGGTCGCCGCCCCACCGCCTCGGTCAACTTCGTCACCGCCCACGACGGCTTCACCCTGCACGACTTGGTCAGCTACGAGCACAAACACAACGACGCCAACGGCGAGGAAAACCGCGACGGTTCGGACAACAACATCTCGGCCAACTATGGGGTGGAGGGCGAGACCGACGACGAGCAGATCAACGCGCTGCGCCAGCGGCAGATGCGCAACATCCTGGCCACGCTGCTGCTGTCGCAGGGCACGCCGATGCTGCTGGCCGGCGACGAGTTCGGGCGCAGCAAGGGCGGCAACAACAACACCTACTGCCAGGACAACGAGCTGACCTGGCTGAACTGGGACAGCGACGAGCGCGCGCAGCGGCTGACCGCGTTCGTGGCGCGCCTGACCCACCTGCGCGCGCACTACCCGCTGTTGCATCGTGCGCGCTTCTTCGACGGCGTCTACGACGAAGAGCTGGGGATCAAGGACGTCAGCTGGCTGGCGCCCGATGGCGAGGAGATGACCGAGGCGTCCTGGCACGACCCGCATGCGCGGGCGATGATGATGCGCCTGGACGGCCGGGCGCCGTCCAGCGGCCTGCGCCAGGCGGCGTCGAACGTGACCTTGCTGATGATCGTCAACGGTGCCGTCGAGGACGTGACCTTCACCCTGCCGCTGGTCGAGGGCGAGCATTGGCGCGTCCTGATCGACACCGCCGAGCGCGAGCACGAGCACGGCCTGCCGGGCGGCTCGCAATGGCACGGCATCGGCCGTTCGCTGACCCTGCTGGCGGCCGAGCGCGACAGCAAGGCCGCCGCGGCCCAGCACCAGAACGCGGCGCCGTCGCCGACGCCGGCGGCCTGAGCGCGGCGCAGGAAAGCGCAGCCGCTTAGAGCGGCCTTGCCGATCGCGCAATGCGGCTGGGCGTCGCTTCACACAGGCAGATGGCTGCGTGTGGAGCGATGCCAGTGGCTTCGGGCCAAGTCGGTTACGGGATGCGAGAATTTAGATCGCGTGCGTCGCGGATGCGGTCGCCCTTGATCTGCAAGGGCCTCGTGAGTTGCGTCGGCGTTGGTGATGTCTAGCGTGATCGGCTCGACAGGCAAGCCGTCGGTGCTCGTTTGTCGGCGGCGGCTCAGGTACATGCGGGATCGCGGCCGAACACAAGCTGCTGCTGGCCCCAGTGCAATCGCAAGCGTTGCAACCATGCCTACGAACTTGCGTCCGCTGGGCAGCCTTACCCGACACCTGTGGGTCTCAGCACGCAAGGTGGCGACGCCGGCTTCGGCGAGCTTGCGGACCGTTTCATGGCAGATGCCGCGGATGGCGCCAGTGGCGCGGGCAGCTTTCCGCGAGGCGCTCATTTCAGGGCCTTCACCGGCGGGTCGGCGATAGCGCCGGTCCGACAAGTGGATTGCATGGTGAATCCGGCGCCCCGTCGGTCGGATATCCGATCCTACATAGCCAACTTCATTCGCGTAAGTAATAGGTCACAGAGTTGGCCTCCGGGATCGACAGCGAGATGCCGCGCACCTTTCCCCACGCATCGCGCCGGAACTCGAACACGAACGCGTACATCCCCGCCAGAACGAATTGTGCCGGTCCAAGGGAGTGCAACGGCTGCGGCGCGTCCTGGCCTGGCAACAGCACTTCCACCTTGTCGCCCGCGACCTTCACCTGCAGGGAGTCGTGGTCGAAGCTGTCGGCCGAGGCACGGCGCAGGTCCATCGGCACACTGGTGTCCAGCCGGTAACGGCCGGCATAGTCCGGCGGAGGCGGCAGCCGCGGGGCCACGCCGCGGATCGGCGGATGCGCGCCCTGGCCGATCGCATCCGCCAACGCGTTGCGGATCTCGAAGGACAGTTCGGTGCCGTTGCTTCCGTTGGTGAGGATCACGAAGCCGTCGCCGGTTTCCGGATACCCCTCGAAAAACGCCCGATAACTGTCGTTGGCGCCCATGTGGAAGAAGTGGCGTCCCGGACCGGCGCCACCCAGACGCGGCCCCAGCCCGAAAGGCCCCGGGGAGACCTCGGTCATCATCGCCGTCGCCAACGGCTGCGGCAGAAAATCGCCTCGGCCCTGGTAGCTGTCGATCAATCCGCCGACCAGCCGCCCGAGATCGTTTGCCGTCGTCCACAAGCCCGATGCTCCGGCCTCGGCGAAGCTTTCCCAGCCGCGCGGCAATGCCGTCGGCGCGCCGCTCGCGTCATGCGCCTTGGCGATGTTGCCGTGTTCGGCCGAGAGCGGGCTTTCGAAAGTGCTGCGACGCATCCCCAGCGGCGCGAACACCAGGTCCTGGGCCACCTGCTGGAGCGGGCGGCCGGTCGCATCTTCGATGACGGCCTGTTCCACGGTGACGCCGCCGCCGGAATAGTCATTGACCTGCCCTGGCGGGTGCTTGAACGCGACCGCTTCGCCGTTGGCCGGTGTCTGCCCTTCGAGCACCTGCACGAGGGTCGGCAGCGGAGCCTCGGGGCGATAGTCCGCGAAACCGTGCACGCCCAGGCCGGAGGTATGCGACATCAGCATTCGCAGGCTGACGTTCGGGCGAGGAACGTTCGGGGAGGTCGGCAGCTTCCAGCGCTTGAGGTAGTCGTCGACGTTCCGGTCCAGGTCAAGTTCGCCGTGCGCGACCAAGCGCAAGGCGGTGGTCGCGGTAGCGACCTTGCTGATCGAACCGACCGAAAACAGCGTATCGCCGTCGACCTTGTCCTGCGTATGCGCTTGCCGCACGCCGTAGCCCGACACCGCTACCACTTCGCCATGTTTCAGTATCGCCACGGCGACGCCGGGCACCTTGTAGTGGCGCATGCGTTGGTCGATC
This sequence is a window from Xanthomonas sp. CFBP 8443. Protein-coding genes within it:
- the treZ gene encoding malto-oligosyltrehalose trehalohydrolase — its product is MRQGAWPTATGEVAFALWAPDATAVELVFDDGSRQALAAAADGYFSATLACPAGTRYRYAIDGGEPVPDPASRWQPDGVHGASAVLASDGYRWKHDAWRGRPWAETVFYELHVGACGGYAGLRAQLQTLAALGVTAIELMPLAAFPGRHNWGYDGVLPYAPAAAYGHPDELKALIDEAHGLGLSVFLDVVYNHFGPDGNYLGQYASPFFREDAPTPWGAAIDFRLAPVQRYFIDNALMWLHEYRFDGLRLDAVHAIVPNAFLDTLREAIMASVPAGRHVHLVLENEANQAGVLERGYSAQWDDDFHNSLHVLLTGEDEGYYAGFADAPAQHLARVLGEGFAYQGQADHRGHARGEPSAQLPPHKFVIFAQNHDQIGNRARGDRLITQVSEPALRAALALTALTPMIPLFFMGEPWGSRTPFLFFTDFAPPLDEAVREGRRREFAHFAAFADPQQRATIPDPNAPSTFQASIPDISDATHGDGARWRDWFVALMALRRQHLVPALAQARALGARTLGPKAVAAGWTLGDGEWHVAANFGQAPVALDLPGATVHAENAGDDPAQLPPNAFVARYRPGSTP
- the malQ gene encoding 4-alpha-glucanotransferase, which codes for MTDTPLHTLASAAGLLVDWIDASDTPRSVGPDTLRSVLGALGLDARDDAACRDSLRRLQASATTAPLLTADVGTPIDAGGTPGAAYRLEHEDGSQRDGRFDAQGRVAALDTHGYWTLQHGDQHTTLALAPTRCYGVAEAVGEDAPRRWGLSLQVYSAQGPRDAGIGDADGVAAWADRIAAAGGDAIALSPVHAARPVGSHYSPYSPGDRRFLDPLQAAPARVLGAAAAQRALQAAGLEQAFAEAQARELIDWPASAAAKWQWLRQLHADFAQADAALHADFAAFEQERGAALRDYAAFAARDFGDADPALHRFAQWLAARSWAGVQRQARDAGMGIGLIADLAVGFDPGGAEAAAWPQAVLAGLELGAPPDAFNGDGQAWGIGGYSPTGLRATGYAPFLELLRAVLRDRGGVRIDHILGLLRLWTIPRGASSADGVYLRYPLHDLLRLLALESWRHRAIVIGEDLGVVPDGIRAELSQRGVMGIDVLLFTRDAKGAFLPPARWRGDAIATTTTHDLPTLRGWRRGEDIDWRRRLQLSDATQQRADHLTRAADVASMDGAVAAALPQAQARDPELDALRFVAATPSPLALLPAEDALGLDQQPNLPGTVDGHPNWRRRLPPPDATDASALLDARLDAFAQARRIASAAQGTDR
- the treY gene encoding malto-oligosyltrehalose synthase codes for the protein MIPLRATARLQLHAGFTLLDAAAQVPYYAGLGISHLYLSPIGTAVPGSTHGYDVTDPRQVNPELGGEPALLQLSERVRAHGMGLILDIVPNHMAAHAANPWWWDVLKHGRQSRHAGWFDIDWRAPGRDGKLWLPVLDRPYAQALSEGVLQLRVDEDGEARLEHHDQRFPIRLEGPVAQDPPATRQAWAARLNDAARLGDDTLHRLIERQCYRLAWWRVGNDMLNYRRFFDITSLTALRVEQSEVFAAVHELPLRLVADGHLDGVRVDHVDGLADPTGYVQRLRAQLDRAGRRRGIGAGGIALYIEKILAPQETLRADWPCDGSTGYDFMDQVAGVLHDPAGAAPLTALWRRYSGRSGDFGQEQRAARDEILQGSLQTEFVRTVQALAATAHLEPATREFSPQMLAQGLMALLRQFEVYRTYAGPDGLDEADAARLAHAAQRARAGAEPRVVAAIDAIERWSRDGRGTGKAQIALRRIVRRRIEQLSAPLNAKSVEDTAFYRHGVLLSRNEVGSDPDVFALAPDAFHAANAARAQRHPRALLATATHDHKRGEDVRMRLAALSAQAPWWDAQVARFQSLAADLLPADSAAPLPGDVLMLWQMLVAAWPLELAADDAAGLRDYAERIAAWQLKAAREAKLRTYWTWPDEAYETGARAFLDVALLAPAGAPLREALAQAAAALAPAGALNSLVQTTLRLTVPGVPDLYQGSEGWDLSLVDPDNRRPVDYALRQAWLRDATAPADLLRDWHSGHIKAWLSAQLLQLRAAHPALFAHGDYRPLYAQGAHADHVLGFLREHAGQTLAVLVPRLTAARQALDPAAPLRAPQDWHNTVLTLPAAQYRHVLSGRTLAASATTPVSELLADFPVAVLATFP
- a CDS encoding DUF2934 domain-containing protein, whose product is MDADTRKRRIEQLAHEIWEAEGRPDGRAARHWAMAERLVDAEAHAPAQDHSLSPAGNGPATS
- the glgX gene encoding glycogen debranching protein GlgX → MPLRKLARRSRIREGRSYPLGATWDGLGVNFALYSSNATKVELCLFDERGREVERIVLPEYTDEIWHGYLPDARPGQLYGYRVYGPYAPDAGHRFNPNKLLLDPYAKQLVGELKWAPALFGYTIGHKDADLSFDRRDSAAYVPKCAVIDPAFTWGKDQRLQTPWDRTVIYETHVRGTTMRHPSVPEAWRGTFSGLKVDEVVEHIKRLGMTAVELLPVHAFVDDEYLLKQGLRNYWGYNTIGFFAPQPRYMATRTVAEFKQMVARLHHAGLEVILDVVYNHTAEGNELGPTLSFKGIDNASYYRLAQDRRFYINDTGTGNTFDLTNAGALRMVNDSLRYWVSEMHVDGFRFDLATILGREHHGFDPKGGFLDACRQDPLLSQVKLIAEPWDVGPGGYQVGGFPPGWSEWNDKFRDNVRAFWRGDEGQLAELATRLTGSADLFNHRGRRPTASVNFVTAHDGFTLHDLVSYEHKHNDANGEENRDGSDNNISANYGVEGETDDEQINALRQRQMRNILATLLLSQGTPMLLAGDEFGRSKGGNNNTYCQDNELTWLNWDSDERAQRLTAFVARLTHLRAHYPLLHRARFFDGVYDEELGIKDVSWLAPDGEEMTEASWHDPHARAMMMRLDGRAPSSGLRQAASNVTLLMIVNGAVEDVTFTLPLVEGEHWRVLIDTAEREHEHGLPGGSQWHGIGRSLTLLAAERDSKAAAAQHQNAAPSPTPAA
- a CDS encoding serine hydrolase domain-containing protein produces the protein MPRLLAPWASPSHRRWLLVLALAAAATAQAQSAPAQDPLAVLDHGLRPSVLAPGQALPRWSIDQRMRHYKVPGVAVAILKHGEVVAVSGYGVRQAHTQDKVDGDTLFSVGSISKVATATTALRLVAHGELDLDRNVDDYLKRWKLPTSPNVPRPNVSLRMLMSHTSGLGVHGFADYRPEAPLPTLVQVLEGQTPANGEAVAFKHPPGQVNDYSGGGVTVEQAVIEDATGRPLQQVAQDLVFAPLGMRRSTFESPLSAEHGNIAKAHDASGAPTALPRGWESFAEAGASGLWTTANDLGRLVGGLIDSYQGRGDFLPQPLATAMMTEVSPGPFGLGPRLGGAGPGRHFFHMGANDSYRAFFEGYPETGDGFVILTNGSNGTELSFEIRNALADAIGQGAHPPIRGVAPRLPPPPDYAGRYRLDTSVPMDLRRASADSFDHDSLQVKVAGDKVEVLLPGQDAPQPLHSLGPAQFVLAGMYAFVFEFRRDAWGKVRGISLSIPEANSVTYYLRE